Proteins from one Acidiphilium multivorum AIU301 genomic window:
- a CDS encoding VOC family protein: MKFTVDRIDHVVLTCSDVDRTADWYERVLGMEREEFGAERRIALRFGAQKLNLHQAGRESGPQAAKPAPSALDICFVTALGTDFVVNHLQAQGVDIVEGPAPKIGALGAMRSVYCRDPDGNLVEISSYLEE, translated from the coding sequence ATGAAGTTCACCGTCGACCGGATCGACCATGTCGTGCTGACCTGCTCCGACGTCGACAGGACGGCCGACTGGTACGAGCGCGTCCTCGGCATGGAGCGCGAGGAATTCGGCGCCGAGCGCCGGATCGCCCTGCGCTTCGGCGCGCAGAAGCTGAACCTGCACCAGGCCGGGCGCGAGTCCGGCCCGCAGGCGGCGAAACCCGCCCCCAGCGCGCTCGACATCTGCTTCGTCACCGCCCTCGGCACCGACTTCGTGGTGAACCACCTCCAGGCCCAGGGGGTGGACATCGTCGAGGGACCGGCGCCGAAAATCGGCGCGCTCGGCGCCATGCGCTCGGTCTACTGCCGCGATCCGGACGGCAACCTGGTCGAGATTTCGAGCTACCTCGAAGAATGA
- the queA gene encoding tRNA preQ1(34) S-adenosylmethionine ribosyltransferase-isomerase QueA: MNLADFDYHLPPERIAAEPARPRHAARLLHVRGDGLDDRTILDLPALLAPGDLLVVNDTRVIPAQLTGRRGDARIGITLDRPLADGTWRVLLRNARRARPGETIAIDGAGGIAAEVIDRAPDGSATLRFDCDAETFRAMLDRAASLALPPYIPRPAGISEQDRQDYQTMFAAEEGAVAAPTAGLHFTETVLAALAARGVGLATVTLHVGAGTFLPVREDQLERHKLHAERGLIGPETAALVNATRARGGRIVAVGTTSLRVLETAAGDDGTLAPWHGETELFITPGYRFKLVDRLMTNFHLPKSTLLMLVAAFAGVERMRAAYAHAIARGYRFYSYGDASLLERA, translated from the coding sequence ATGAACCTCGCTGATTTCGACTATCACCTGCCGCCCGAGCGCATCGCGGCCGAACCGGCGCGGCCGCGCCACGCCGCGCGCCTGCTGCATGTCCGCGGCGACGGGCTCGACGACCGCACCATCCTCGACCTGCCCGCCCTGCTCGCCCCCGGCGACCTGCTGGTGGTCAACGACACCCGCGTCATCCCCGCCCAGCTCACCGGGCGGCGCGGCGACGCGCGGATCGGCATCACCCTCGACCGCCCGCTGGCCGACGGCACCTGGCGCGTCCTGCTGCGCAACGCCCGCCGCGCCCGCCCCGGCGAGACCATCGCGATCGACGGCGCCGGCGGCATCGCCGCCGAGGTGATCGACCGCGCGCCCGACGGCTCGGCGACCCTGCGCTTCGACTGCGACGCCGAGACCTTCCGCGCCATGCTCGACCGCGCGGCGAGCCTCGCCCTGCCGCCCTACATCCCCCGCCCCGCCGGCATCTCCGAACAGGACCGGCAGGACTACCAGACCATGTTCGCCGCCGAGGAGGGCGCCGTCGCCGCCCCCACCGCCGGGCTGCATTTCACCGAAACCGTCCTCGCCGCCCTCGCCGCGCGCGGCGTCGGCCTCGCCACCGTCACGCTGCATGTCGGCGCCGGCACCTTCCTGCCGGTGCGCGAGGACCAGCTCGAACGCCACAAGCTCCACGCCGAGCGCGGCCTGATCGGCCCGGAGACCGCCGCCCTGGTCAACGCCACCCGCGCGCGGGGCGGGCGCATCGTCGCCGTCGGCACCACCAGCCTGCGCGTGCTGGAGACCGCGGCCGGCGATGACGGCACGCTCGCCCCCTGGCACGGCGAGACCGAGCTCTTCATCACCCCCGGCTACCGCTTCAAGCTGGTCGACCGGCTGATGACCAATTTCCACCTGCCGAAATCCACCCTGCTGATGCTGGTCGCCGCCTTCGCCGGGGTGGAGCGCATGCGCGCCGCCTATGCCCACGCCATAGCACGGGGCTACCGGTTCTATTCCTACGGCGACGCCTCGCTGCTGGAGCGCGCATGA
- the tgt gene encoding tRNA guanosine(34) transglycosylase Tgt: MTGFAFHNLGQDGAARRGRLVTAHGTAETPAFMAVGTAGTVKAMTADAVRATGTEIVLGNTYHLMLRPGAERVRALGGLHRMMDWPGIILTDSGGFQVMSLAKLRKIDEVGVTFRSHLDGSAHHLTPESSTAIQNALDATITMAFDECTPFPATHEQAAASMRLSMRWAERSRAAFEPRPGYGQFGIVQGSVFADLRAESAAALTGLGFEGYAIGGLAVGEGQQAMFDTLDVTTPLLPTDRPRYLMGVGTPDDLLGSIARGVDMFDCVMPTRAGRTGRAFTSRGILNLRNARFAAEDRPLDPACPCLACARHSRAYLHHLFRCDEMLGPMLLTTHNLSYYQTVMRGAREAIEAGRFAAYAAATRDAWSQGDDRHTL; encoded by the coding sequence ATGACCGGCTTCGCCTTCCACAATCTCGGGCAGGACGGCGCCGCCCGCCGCGGCCGCCTGGTCACCGCCCACGGCACCGCCGAAACCCCCGCCTTCATGGCGGTCGGCACCGCCGGCACGGTGAAGGCGATGACGGCGGACGCCGTCCGCGCCACCGGCACCGAGATCGTCCTCGGCAACACCTATCACCTGATGCTCCGCCCCGGCGCCGAGCGCGTCCGCGCCCTTGGCGGGCTGCACCGGATGATGGACTGGCCCGGCATCATCCTCACCGATTCCGGCGGCTTCCAGGTCATGTCGCTGGCCAAGCTCCGCAAGATCGACGAGGTCGGCGTCACCTTCCGCTCGCATCTCGACGGCTCCGCCCACCACCTCACCCCCGAATCCTCGACCGCGATCCAGAACGCGCTCGACGCGACCATCACCATGGCCTTCGACGAGTGCACGCCCTTCCCCGCCACGCACGAGCAGGCCGCCGCCTCGATGCGCCTGTCGATGCGCTGGGCGGAACGCTCCCGCGCGGCCTTCGAACCGCGCCCCGGCTATGGCCAGTTCGGCATCGTCCAGGGCAGCGTCTTCGCCGATCTCCGCGCCGAATCCGCCGCCGCCCTCACCGGCCTCGGCTTCGAGGGCTACGCGATCGGCGGCCTCGCGGTCGGCGAGGGCCAGCAGGCGATGTTCGACACGCTGGACGTCACCACCCCCCTGCTGCCCACCGACCGCCCGCGCTACCTCATGGGCGTCGGCACGCCGGACGACCTGCTCGGCAGCATCGCCCGCGGCGTCGACATGTTCGACTGCGTGATGCCCACCCGCGCCGGCCGCACCGGCCGCGCCTTCACCTCGCGCGGCATCCTCAACCTGCGCAACGCCCGCTTCGCCGCCGAGGACCGCCCGCTCGACCCGGCCTGTCCCTGCCTCGCCTGCGCGCGCCACAGCCGCGCCTACCTGCACCATCTCTTCCGCTGCGACGAAATGCTCGGCCCGATGCTGCTGACCACCCACAATCTGAGCTATTACCAGACGGTGATGCGCGGCGCGCGCGAGGCGATCGAGGCCGGACGCTTCGCCGCCTACGCCGCCGCCACCCGCGACGCATGGAGCCAGGGCGATGACCGACACACGCTATGA
- the queF gene encoding preQ(1) synthase, which translates to MTDTRYDALQQLGRESRMPDSPEAAVLERVAAPSRGKNYVVRFTCPEFTSLCPITGQPDFAHVVIDYIPDSWIVESKSLKLYLGSFRNHGAFHEACTLMIAERLVDLLAPRWLRIGAYWYPRGGIPIDVFWQTGAPPEGAYLPDQGVPPYRGRG; encoded by the coding sequence ATGACCGACACACGCTATGACGCGCTGCAACAGCTCGGCCGCGAGAGCCGCATGCCGGACTCGCCCGAGGCCGCGGTGCTCGAACGCGTCGCCGCCCCGTCCCGGGGGAAGAACTACGTGGTGCGCTTCACCTGCCCCGAATTCACCTCGCTCTGCCCGATCACCGGCCAGCCCGATTTCGCCCATGTCGTGATCGACTACATCCCCGATTCGTGGATCGTGGAGAGCAAGTCGCTCAAGCTCTATCTCGGCAGCTTCCGCAACCACGGCGCCTTTCACGAGGCCTGCACGCTGATGATCGCAGAGCGCCTGGTCGACCTGCTCGCCCCGCGCTGGCTGCGCATCGGCGCCTACTGGTATCCGCGCGGCGGCATCCCGATCGACGTGTTCTGGCAGACCGGCGCCCCGCCCGAGGGCGCCTACCTGCCCGACCAGGGCGTGCCGCCCTATCGCGGCCGTGGCTGA
- the queG gene encoding tRNA epoxyqueuosine(34) reductase QueG — MAEADLRAAIAARAAALGFDAIGIARARLPESVRDNLRAHLAAGHHGTMGWMEDRAAQRADPASLWPEAVSVISLGLSYAPDGDPLATLSRPDRGNISVYARNRDYHDIIKGRLKHLAQFIAARGEGVKVFVDTAPVMEKPLAAAAGLGWQGKHTNLVSRRHGSWLLLGEIMTTLALPPDPPHPDRCGTCTACQAACPTDAFPAPYRLDARRCISYLTIEHKGPIPEEFRPAIGNRIYGCDDCLAACPWNKFAAAGREQKLAARDDLLAPRLADLAALDDAGFRALFAGSPIKRIGRARLARNVAIAIGNSADPALAPAAARLAADDDPVVAEAGRWAARRLAIGLAPARKPG, encoded by the coding sequence GTGGCTGAGGCGGATCTCCGCGCCGCCATCGCCGCCCGCGCCGCCGCTCTCGGCTTCGATGCGATCGGCATCGCCCGCGCCCGCCTGCCCGAGAGCGTCCGCGACAATCTCCGCGCCCATCTCGCCGCCGGCCATCACGGCACGATGGGCTGGATGGAGGATCGCGCCGCCCAGCGGGCCGACCCCGCTTCGCTCTGGCCGGAGGCGGTCAGCGTCATCTCCCTCGGCCTGTCCTACGCCCCCGATGGCGACCCGCTCGCGACCCTCTCCCGCCCCGATCGCGGCAACATCTCGGTCTATGCCCGCAACCGCGACTATCACGACATCATCAAGGGCCGGCTGAAGCACCTCGCCCAGTTCATCGCCGCGCGCGGCGAAGGAGTGAAGGTCTTCGTCGACACCGCGCCGGTGATGGAAAAGCCGCTGGCCGCCGCCGCCGGGCTCGGCTGGCAGGGCAAGCACACCAACCTCGTCTCCCGCCGCCACGGCTCGTGGCTCCTGCTCGGCGAGATCATGACGACGCTGGCCCTGCCGCCCGATCCGCCGCACCCCGACCGCTGCGGCACCTGCACCGCCTGCCAGGCCGCCTGCCCGACCGATGCCTTCCCCGCCCCCTACCGGCTCGATGCCAGGCGCTGCATTTCCTACCTCACCATCGAGCACAAGGGCCCGATCCCGGAGGAGTTCCGTCCCGCCATCGGCAACCGCATCTATGGCTGCGACGACTGTCTCGCCGCCTGTCCCTGGAACAAGTTCGCCGCCGCCGGGCGCGAGCAGAAACTCGCCGCGCGCGACGACCTCCTCGCCCCCCGCCTCGCCGATCTCGCCGCCCTCGACGATGCTGGCTTCCGCGCCCTGTTCGCCGGCAGCCCGATCAAGCGCATCGGCCGCGCCCGCCTCGCCCGCAACGTCGCCATCGCCATCGGCAATTCGGCCGATCCCGCACTCGCCCCCGCCGCCGCGCGCCTCGCCGCCGATGACGATCCCGTCGTCGCCGAAGCCGGGCGCTGGGCGGCGCGCCGGCTCGCAATCGGGCTGGCCCCGGCGCGCAAACCCGGCTAG
- the mscL gene encoding large-conductance mechanosensitive channel protein MscL, which translates to MSESFKPKRPAWVDDFKAFLMRGNVVDLAVAVVIGAAFSNIVKSFVADIINPVIGLLTGGVDFSNHFITLKGAAEPTLAAAKKAGAVTLNYGAFVNTLFNFLIVGFAIFWMVRLISKLHKAPEPAPSAPPAPTPTELLLTEIRDLLKDRGAS; encoded by the coding sequence ATGTCAGAGTCGTTCAAGCCAAAACGGCCCGCCTGGGTCGATGACTTCAAGGCCTTCCTGATGCGCGGCAACGTGGTCGATCTGGCCGTCGCCGTGGTCATCGGCGCCGCGTTTTCCAATATCGTCAAGAGTTTCGTCGCCGACATCATCAACCCGGTCATCGGCCTGCTGACCGGCGGGGTCGATTTCTCGAACCATTTCATCACGCTCAAGGGCGCGGCCGAGCCCACCCTCGCCGCGGCGAAGAAGGCCGGCGCCGTCACGCTGAACTACGGCGCCTTCGTCAACACGCTGTTCAACTTCCTGATCGTCGGCTTCGCGATCTTCTGGATGGTCCGCCTGATCAGCAAGCTGCACAAGGCGCCGGAACCGGCCCCTTCCGCCCCCCCGGCGCCGACGCCGACCGAACTTCTCCTCACCGAAATCCGCGACCTGCTGAAGGATCGCGGCGCGAGCTGA
- a CDS encoding PEP-CTERM sorting domain-containing protein, with amino-acid sequence MPMTPVGGVSNPSPYIAPQGVTDQIPNPGILSQPMPSFIPAVDTGLPPVPGAPNPPPVNGHTGGVPSPGPGPGPTPVNVPEPSSLLLLGTAIIGFLGARSAPAIRGGLRGLRSGGRPARPA; translated from the coding sequence ATGCCGATGACACCGGTCGGCGGCGTGAGCAACCCGAGTCCGTATATCGCCCCTCAGGGCGTGACCGATCAGATCCCGAATCCGGGCATTCTCTCCCAACCCATGCCGTCCTTCATACCCGCGGTGGATACCGGCCTGCCGCCCGTCCCCGGGGCCCCCAACCCGCCGCCCGTGAACGGCCATACCGGCGGCGTGCCGAGCCCCGGCCCCGGTCCCGGTCCCACCCCGGTCAACGTGCCCGAGCCGTCTTCCCTTCTCCTGCTCGGCACCGCGATCATCGGATTCCTGGGCGCCCGCTCGGCGCCGGCAATCCGCGGCGGGCTGCGGGGACTGCGTTCAGGCGGAAGGCCGGCCCGGCCCGCGTGA